The Carassius gibelio isolate Cgi1373 ecotype wild population from Czech Republic chromosome B5, carGib1.2-hapl.c, whole genome shotgun sequence genome segment CTCAGTCCTAAGCATCAGCAAATGTCCCCTTTTCACGATCGAGTGTGAACTTGTATGTTATCATTTTACACATAAGGAGTCCACCTTTTTTCATGGCTCATGGGTACATTTTATATCTGAACCCACTGTCGATGTTGCTGCTAGCCAATGTCTCTTTTTCTATTGTAATTGACGAGACACGGTGCAGTGAGCCAGGAACTATCATTTTCAAACACATTCCTTGCCTGAATCAAGCTGTAATAACATTCGCCCAAAAAGCATTTTCAACTTGCTGTGATATGTaagaatttattttataagatcttgtccaaaatgacaaaaactaataaaattaattCTGGCATGCATGGTAACAGCTTTGTATTATCAGCAAAGGCCAAATGTTAATTATATctcttgaaataaattaattacagctgCAGGGACATCTGATAAAAGAAAACTGACTTTCCACAACGCAATTGTTACATTCCTTCATGAAAACCCTGTGTAGTTAGATTTAATGAGCATGGATGGAAACTCACACTTGAGTTGCAAAAAGATTGACTTGAGGGTTGACTTGAGATTTATAAACAACTGACTCTAAATTAGAAGTTACATTAGCCTACAGAAGTCTTTGTGTCTACAAGAAAACTTTCTCTTGTTTaccctactatatatatatatatatatatatatatatatatatatatatatatatatatatatatatatatatgctgtatacactactgtttagaAGTTTAGtcagtaattgttttattttttttatttgtgtattcagcaagcatgcattaagtttattaatagtaacagtaaatacatttacagtatcacaaaatattattattttaaattaatatttttttctttaaaattctgctgtcatcacaagaatacatttatttttaatctaataaaatatatatttttagtttaataaataaatcattggaAAATCTTATTGAACAGATTACCTTAGAccctatttacttttattttttatttagtttaaaataactgaaaagcATACATTGCTTGAAAAAGGCATTCAACATTTTGGATAGGCTACTACTTGCCTTTTTTGCCTAAAAATACTAGCCTAATTAAAACGTAAAAAATGCAATCCTGTTCAAGAAGATTGCTGGTTGTTTGTTCTTGAAAAGAAACGGCCGATTCTCGAGTTTCTGATCAAGTAGGCTATTCGTACATAGTGACATAATAATCTATGATGCTGCCCAAGAAGGTCTGAGAAACGACGGTATAGTTGGGCTTTCTAACCCACGTTCTGCTCTGAGGTAATCCAAATCTTTTGGAGAGAGACCATTCCTGACCCATCATGCCCCACCCCCATTCTCCCGCCCCTAACTTGACGTCGAGATTTGCAACAACAAACGGTCTGACCAATAGGAATCACTAAAACTTCCGCAGGAGTAGAATGGATAAAGCAAAACTAGCGGGTCAGAAAGGGGCCAGTGTGTGAATTTGAACGCCGTGTTATTATCTGTTCGCGTCCCGGTGCGTACTTAATGACGGACGACAAGCGCACACCCGTGAATATATCAGTTCAGGCGGGGAAGCGTGATGTTAGTAGCTCTCGAGCGCATTTGGATGTGAGCGAGAGGACGAGCTCGTGAGCTCCTCACTTCTGCCCACAAGAAAGACGAGGTGGAAGGAGGAATCACCGCACTGTCACACGGACACGAACCGCGAAGATGGAGTGAACGACCCGTTTGCTGGAAATAGCACTTCTCGTAATTCAGGCTTCATTTTAAGAACATGGATTACAGGAAAATGTCTTTATAGATTCACCGCAGTTGTGGAACAAACTTTTTCTTTTGGATGGACCTTGCGAACATGATCTGAGCTGGGGGATTTGTTTCCCTCTCTAGATGCAATGGAAATATGAAATATGCATGCTTAAAACAGACCTGACGCCAGCCAAACGATTACAGACTTCGATATGGCAACTTGTGCAGGTTTGGTTCGAGGCGCGCGCACATTCATTTGGCCCTTCGcttgtgtgcttgtgtgttttaGTTGTTTTTCCGTCGCCTCCTCCAACCACCACGGCCGTCGGCTGATCTGCTGGCAAGCTATACTGAACTGCCAGTCGGAGCAAGAGTGTCATTACGCTTATGACCAATATTTGCACGCCTGTGACTCGATCCTGAGCGGCCAGAGGAAGAAGTGTCCCAGTCACTGCATCTCGTCGCTGGTGCAACTCAACCTGACCAAGAGCGGCCCGGCGCTGGAGGACTGCAGCTGCGCCTCGGACCCCCGCTGCCGGGAGATCAAGCGAGCCATCGAGCCGTGCTTACCCAAAACCAGCAGCATGGGTTGCACCGAAGCCCGGCGCCAGTGCGAGAGGGACACCCAGTGCCGGAGCGCAATGGGCGATTATTTACACCACTGCGGGAAACTCTTCAGCGGCTCCAGCTGCTCGAACCCGTGCCGCAATGTCATCGCGTACATGCGCAAACTTCCCAAAGCTCAACTCCTGGATACTTGCGTCTGTGATGGCCAAGAGCGGACTATCTGCGAGTTTATCAAATATAGTATGAAAACGCTTTGCTTTGACTCTCCCCCAGTGGATGAAGAAGGCTCCAGTGGGTTGGACGATGATGAGCCCGATGATGAGTATTACCTAGACCCAGAGCCCACGATGAACACAGGTTCAGCTTTTGTGGCATGTTCTGTTTTGACTGTGGTGGCATCCATTTTGGCTCTAGTGCCGCTTCCTTGATCACTTTGAAGTCGAGTTAATGATCTGCTCCAACGGCTGTTCGGGAATAGTGCATTTGGtcatttttcttctgttttccaCTTCGTTTATGGCATGctgtttaaacatttatttcataaaacaatctagtttttatttttatgtgtagcAAGCAATCCAACAGTGACCataattttcaacatttatttggtATTCATTAGGTGCTTTTTTTAAGTTACCAGTGGCTTTCCCAGTGGTTGCTAGTATATATATCCCACTTTTTTTCTAGCAAACTTTCGTATCTCACTAGTTGCTGTTGCTTTTATTGATCAATTGTAGTGACACGTCAAGAGTAGCTACTTTTGtagccataaaaataaataaaaaattaaagtacaaaagtactgAAAAACCAGAAGGCCAGTGTGTATATTCAGTTGAAAATCTGAATAGATTCTAATAAGTGTTTGAAAAGTTTGTGAACCACAGCTCCCCATAGAAATTAAtggcagaaaataaataaacaaatagacaATTTCATACCAGTGACAACTGATTAGTTACTTGACATTACTTTGATAGCTAAATTACAAGTAGGCTAACTAATGAATAAATACTAATTCATGAAGAATTCAGTGAATTGAAGAAAAGGTCATTGTTGGATTACTTGCTAGCAAATAAAAAACTActagtaacattaaaaaaaaaaaatagtttgcttTAAGGAATAAGTGTAAACAtagtatgacaatatttttcTCCAAAGAGTACAGGTTAAGCTTTGTGTGACATTGAGGTGCAGTTCTTATCCAGAAATTGTCACATTGTAAATGTGTCTTGATTCACTATGCAAATGAACAGTTACCGATTCGACCCAGGTGAACAATGCCTTGTCTAGTGAAAGTTTTAATTATCAAGCTAAAACTCTGATTCTGAAGTTAAGAGCAGGGATACAAAATACTTTAGGTCAGTCGACTGCCTTAAACACCAACTTGCCTATTATAAGTGCTATTATGTAAAAGACAAATTTATTTCCTGAAAGATAtagaaaaagtttattttgttacCTAAACATTTTAACAGCGAAAGTTGAAATTATAAAACTGTGCACTGCCAATGTAAaactagattttttaaaatatgtaaagtaTTTTTATAAAGTTGCAAATGACTTTGCATAAGTAACTTCTGTAAAAAAGTGTTTGGGATGCTGGAATGAATAAGGAGTAGATCTCTATGTTAGCTAGTAACGTTTGACACACCTTATGAAAGTCCCAGAGATTCAAGAgagcaaactttatttttgtcGTAAAATAGCCGTCAAAACAAAGGGTGGTGATTCCAGCTTTAAAGGGAAGTTAAATGTttgttgtaattatttttcttttaagatATTGTACAGTGTACAGATTTCCAGAGAATCTTTTAATTGTTATCTAAGATGAACTATTTACTGTGTAGAAATGTCTAAATCCACTGTATGACTGCCTCAGTGATGTTCTTTTTATAGAAGGCATAAAAACTAAAGTACAAAGACTCAAACCGAGTATGTGCAGTTTTTTATGTTCCTTATATTTCATCGTGTCATTACGAAGTTTCACTGTATTGACCCCATGCACAGATTCCAGTGCTGAATTTAGAATATGCTAGCTACCACAGCAGAGCTTTTCAGGAACAGATTGAGTATCGCACACAGGAGCTTGAAGCGCTGACACACGACTTAGTAAACACAAGTGTTTGCTGAAGGCATAAACTCTGATATTTGGATATCTTTAGAATGGGAACACAAAAGCGCGAGTGGCTTTTCCCTGGGGTGTCCGTGTTGCATCTGGGCCAAGACAGACagaggtttatttattttgcgATCACTGTGTTTGCTTACAGGCCTTTGTCTGCACGCCGCTACTGCAAGTATAAAGCCGGACTTTAACAGAACAACACAAACTGCAAATTGATTATATTGTGACAAGTTCTATATTTGAGTGGATTGATCTTTTTAGATGCTAAAAATGGAAAGCCGGTAGAAATGAACTGTCAGAAGGGTGTGGACTGTGTAGGATAAGAGTAAACTTGAACGTTACTGATTTTGATGTTAATTTTTCCAAAAAGCAAGTTAATTTAATCTGCAGTGTGACTGGTGATCCTTGCTTTAACCAGCTTCATAAGAGAGACTAATGGTGAAAATATGTATCTGGGATAAGTTATACAGTACATTCATAATACCAGCAAACCCAAGTCGGTCTTGTAAATACTGAACCcttaatttaagttaaatatttctTCAATTGGAAATTTgcagctttttttaaattatatatatttttccctgtAACATATACGCATATATTTCTTTATACATTCTATATATTGCTGTTGCATGTATTTCCCTTTTATACATGAACAAGCTATACATAAACAAATTTGTGTCAAGTTCTCTGTAACACGTAATGGCTTGCTTGATGGTTaaacgccttttttttttttacaaagaaacaAATTTGATGTTTGTGGGTTTCCATCTGGGGCTTGTGGGTGCATATATGCATATTGTTGCCTCCATGTCATTTAATCATATAGGCATCTCTCTGTCTCAGCTCCATGCTGTTAAAACCCACCACTCTCATTCTCCCACTCTTGTCACCAGGGTCTTCAAATGGGGGTGATGGttgcaaaatgttttattagagTGGGGACAAGGGCCCTTCAGCCAGCTGAATGGAGGAGAAGTCGAGTGGCACTTTTGTCATGGTAATGCTAAGCACATAATAGTTCAACAGCACAATGCCCAGGCACTTCATTCCTCTAGAGCTCGCTGACACCTCTTCAGAGCCGAACCACAGGGTAGCATGTGGGAAAGATCCTCTGGCCCCCCGGTCCACATACTCTATGCAGTCCCCACTGCTGCCTATGTTCTTCATCATCTTTGGGGGGTAGTCGAAGAccacatttttttctctcttgcgCTCAGTTTCAGTCCATGCAATAGAGCCCAGCATGTGCCGTATATGAAATAATGAGAGTGCCGTCAGAATGGCCAATCGGATGAAAAAATTGAAATCAAGCATCTAAACTAGTCATGTCACTGTGGCCTCTTCAAgaaaaatatggatttttttgcTGTAACTCTCCTGCAGTGGCATTGTGAATGAAGGAGACTACTGCCATGGAAGTGTATTTCCAAgtaatgcatttgcatttaatgcCTTTAATTCTCAATGTTTAATCCAGAGTGTACAGTTTGACAGTTAGTTTAAACGAGAAAtctgattttaaatgaaaaagacaataCAAGAAATTAAGAGTTTCAAAAATccactttaaatgtttattattgtggtaacactttagtatgtggaccagttctcactataaactagttgcttattagcatgcctataaACGTCTTGGctgttataaagcacatattctgcatgaccatagtctacatccctaatcatacctaaacttaacaactaccttactagccattaataagcagaaaattaggagtttatagaggcaaaagtcatagttaaggGTTTAACAGAAAgcattggaccttaaaataaagtgtgaccattattgttaattattttttaaatgttgttttcagTGTTCACATTCAGTGAAggttttatttgaacaaaattcaaaacattaatagtTGCTTCATTACTAATTTAGATAATGCACCAATTGTCTTAAGACTGTACACTTCACTTGTTGTGTTTTCAATTAcctcttggcaaaaaaaaataaaaaattgttccaCGTCCAAGAGGTACAGGAATACGACAGGAAACCTCACAGCAGGGCTTTCGAGTTATATTTCAGCAACGTTTTGCAACTATTCCTTAGCCC includes the following:
- the LOC127958557 gene encoding growth arrest-specific protein 1, producing MATCAGLVRGARTFIWPFACVLVCFSCFSVASSNHHGRRLICWQAILNCQSEQECHYAYDQYLHACDSILSGQRKKCPSHCISSLVQLNLTKSGPALEDCSCASDPRCREIKRAIEPCLPKTSSMGCTEARRQCERDTQCRSAMGDYLHHCGKLFSGSSCSNPCRNVIAYMRKLPKAQLLDTCVCDGQERTICEFIKYSMKTLCFDSPPVDEEGSSGLDDDEPDDEYYLDPEPTMNTGSAFVACSVLTVVASILALVPLP